The Xanthobacter flavus genome includes a window with the following:
- a CDS encoding ubiquinone biosynthesis hydroxylase, translated as MGSPNAPLPETGWSANPAAGRAQAERADVAIVGGGLAGLSLALALRQGLGPDADITLYDPTLSRAGMDDGRCSAIAACARRMLTSLGVWQELAGKAEPMRTMVVTDSRTKDVARPTFLTFDGDVEPGEPFAFMVPNLDLQQALVAASRSAGIDLREEAVTSFRSEGGGVELASASGAPLRAGLLVACDGARSRIREMAGISTVSWGYGQSGITFVVEHERPHEGRAEEHFLPAGPFAILPLPGNRCSVVWTERTADAERLLALPSAIFQEELEQRFGHRLGWVKPVTKPRAYPLGFAMARAFVGDRLALVGDAAHVIHPIAGQGLNMGLRDVAALAEVVTDAARVGLDFASPTVLERYQRWRRFDTLAMGVATDGLNRLFSNHSDALRAIRDVGLGLVDRLPRLKGLFIKDAAGLTGEVPKLLRGEAL; from the coding sequence ATGGGCTCCCCGAACGCACCGCTTCCGGAGACCGGCTGGTCCGCCAATCCTGCAGCCGGTCGTGCGCAGGCGGAACGGGCGGACGTCGCCATCGTCGGCGGCGGGCTTGCTGGGCTGAGCCTCGCTCTCGCCCTGCGCCAGGGCCTCGGCCCCGACGCCGACATCACCCTCTACGACCCCACCCTCTCCCGGGCCGGCATGGATGACGGGCGCTGCTCCGCCATCGCCGCCTGCGCGCGGCGCATGCTCACCAGCCTCGGCGTGTGGCAGGAGCTTGCCGGCAAGGCCGAGCCAATGCGGACCATGGTGGTGACTGACAGCCGCACCAAGGACGTGGCGCGCCCCACCTTCCTCACCTTCGACGGCGATGTGGAACCGGGCGAGCCCTTCGCCTTCATGGTGCCGAACCTCGATCTGCAGCAGGCGCTGGTGGCGGCCTCCCGGTCCGCCGGCATCGACCTGCGCGAGGAGGCGGTGACATCCTTCCGCAGCGAGGGCGGCGGTGTCGAACTGGCCTCCGCCTCGGGCGCGCCGCTGCGCGCCGGCCTGCTGGTCGCCTGCGACGGCGCGCGCTCGCGCATCCGCGAGATGGCGGGCATCTCCACCGTTTCATGGGGCTACGGGCAGAGCGGCATCACCTTCGTGGTGGAGCACGAGCGCCCGCACGAGGGCCGCGCCGAGGAGCATTTCCTCCCCGCCGGCCCGTTCGCCATCCTGCCCTTGCCGGGCAACCGCTGCTCGGTGGTGTGGACCGAGCGCACCGCCGATGCCGAGCGGCTCCTCGCCTTGCCCTCCGCCATCTTCCAGGAGGAGCTGGAGCAGCGCTTCGGCCATCGCCTCGGCTGGGTGAAGCCGGTCACCAAGCCCCGCGCCTATCCCCTCGGCTTCGCCATGGCGCGCGCCTTCGTCGGCGACCGGCTCGCTTTGGTGGGCGATGCCGCCCACGTCATCCACCCCATCGCCGGGCAGGGGCTGAACATGGGCCTGCGCGATGTCGCCGCCCTCGCCGAAGTGGTGACGGACGCGGCCCGCGTCGGCCTCGACTTCGCCTCGCCCACCGTGCTGGAGCGCTACCAGCGCTGGCGGCGGTTCGACACTTTGGCCATGGGCGTCGCGACGGATGGGCTCAACCGCCTGTTTTCCAACCATTCCGACGCGCTGCGCGCCATCCGCGACGTGGGCCTCGGGCTGGTGGACCGCCTGCCGCGCCTGAAGGGCCTGTTCATCAAGGATGCGGCCGGCCTCACCGGCGAAGTGCCGAAGCTGCTCAGGGGCGAGGCCCTCTAG